Proteins from a genomic interval of Oceanispirochaeta crateris:
- a CDS encoding TRAP transporter large permease, protein MGSNEVAMMLFGVFLILVFARVPVAFALGLACIPVIMLNDTVSLFALIDRVFISYNSFLLLSVPFFLLAASLMNSSGITKKLMNLSRTTVGHLPGGLGHVNVFVSMLFAGVSGSSTADAAGIGKILIPEMIDQGYDRKFSIAITACSSVMGVIIPPSILMLIWGGTMSISVGSLFLAGIIPGILLGLSMMTTVYIYAKRNHYPVYDKSGFTDFFKAFVIAIPGLMTPLIILGGITFGWFTPTEASAIAVLYTMALGFLNKTINPRKFVKILSETARLTGISLFCVGTASAFSWLLSYHEVPQALVALISSMHIGPRGITLMIALVFLLIGLFIDAIPAIIIMGGVLYPIALEAGIHPIHFSIIGIVSLAFGLVTPPYGLCLLISARIGEMSVHKVLKDVVIILLPMLFILILICLIPDIAMFLPRLITPQFL, encoded by the coding sequence ATGGGATCCAATGAAGTCGCAATGATGCTCTTCGGAGTTTTTCTAATATTAGTCTTTGCACGGGTACCCGTTGCATTTGCCCTGGGACTTGCGTGTATACCGGTAATCATGCTCAATGATACGGTTTCGTTATTTGCACTGATTGACCGGGTTTTTATCTCTTACAACTCCTTCCTCCTCCTGTCTGTGCCATTCTTTCTTTTGGCAGCCAGCCTGATGAATTCAAGCGGCATAACCAAAAAACTCATGAACCTATCCCGAACCACGGTAGGTCATCTGCCGGGGGGACTGGGACATGTGAATGTCTTTGTCAGTATGCTTTTTGCTGGAGTCTCCGGTTCATCAACTGCCGATGCAGCGGGAATTGGTAAAATTCTAATACCGGAAATGATAGACCAGGGATATGACAGAAAGTTTTCCATCGCCATCACAGCCTGTTCATCCGTAATGGGAGTCATCATCCCCCCCAGCATCCTTATGCTGATATGGGGTGGAACAATGTCTATTTCTGTCGGCTCTCTTTTTCTGGCCGGAATCATCCCCGGTATACTTTTGGGACTATCAATGATGACAACAGTCTACATATATGCAAAGAGGAATCATTATCCGGTTTATGACAAATCCGGTTTTACCGATTTTTTTAAAGCATTTGTCATCGCAATTCCTGGATTGATGACTCCTCTGATCATTCTGGGGGGTATTACCTTCGGCTGGTTCACTCCTACCGAAGCATCAGCAATTGCCGTTTTATATACTATGGCCCTTGGGTTTTTAAATAAAACCATTAACCCCAGAAAATTTGTAAAGATCCTGAGTGAAACAGCAAGACTCACAGGTATATCTCTCTTCTGTGTGGGAACGGCATCCGCCTTCAGCTGGCTTTTGTCATATCATGAAGTCCCTCAGGCTCTGGTTGCCCTGATTTCTTCGATGCACATTGGCCCCAGAGGGATTACTCTCATGATCGCCCTTGTATTTTTACTGATCGGATTGTTTATCGATGCCATTCCCGCTATCATCATCATGGGTGGAGTTCTGTACCCCATAGCCTTGGAAGCAGGAATTCATCCCATACATTTTTCCATCATCGGTATAGTATCGCTGGCATTTGGGCTGGTAACACCTCCCTATGGATTGTGTCTTCTTATATCTGCCAGGATTGGAGAAATGAGTGTTCACAAAGTTCTTAAGGATGTTGTTATTATTCTGCTGCCCATGCTATTTATCCTGATTCTGATATGCCTCATACCGGATATTGCCATGTTCCTGCCGCGTTTGATAACTCCACAGTTCCTATAG
- a CDS encoding TRAP transporter small permease → MIDTQIGKNTSLITKIANTLYRSLLIIQTSFLGFLLILVTLQIISRLIPALPYMLWTEEISRFLLVWVIFLGAAIGVKENSHFTVSLLPEPKSKLGATIWELSIAGLTIIFAAIFTYRGYKYAKVMFWDISDIAQISMIWVGSAIPVFGILSLIFLFETVIKLTKKAGE, encoded by the coding sequence ATGATAGACACTCAAATTGGGAAAAATACATCCCTCATAACAAAAATTGCAAATACACTTTATAGAAGTTTATTAATTATTCAGACCTCCTTCCTGGGGTTCCTGTTAATCCTCGTAACTCTACAGATAATTTCCAGACTGATACCGGCTCTTCCCTATATGCTCTGGACAGAAGAAATCTCAAGATTCCTCCTCGTATGGGTTATATTTCTGGGGGCAGCAATCGGTGTTAAAGAGAACTCACATTTTACGGTGAGCCTCCTACCGGAACCCAAGTCCAAACTAGGTGCAACCATCTGGGAGCTGTCTATTGCGGGATTAACTATTATTTTTGCGGCTATCTTTACCTACAGAGGATACAAATACGCAAAAGTCATGTTCTGGGACATCTCAGATATTGCCCAGATATCTATGATCTGGGTGGGTAGTGCCATACCGGTCTTCGGAATACTGTCACTGATATTTCTGTTTGAAACGGTGATTAAGCTAACAAAAAAGGCTGGTGAATAA
- a CDS encoding aspartate kinase: protein MLKIAKFGGTSLATAEQMKKVRDIINADMSRRIIVPSAPGKAHKDDVKITDLLLMIHEKVKMNQSFDNEWDRIVSRFQTMIKDLNLDIDLSSELKTTKDKILSGAGEDYIVSRGEAINGRILAALLGAEFVEAGDVIIINSSGKVHPSSYEKVLSRCSDSGKRYVIPGFYGKNEEGEIRTLSRGGSDVTGAVAANALSADLYENWTDVSGFMMTDPRIIPEAATIQQITYQELRDLAYMGAGVLHDEAIFPVQEKGIPINIRNTNRPLDDGTLILPSRDSSTQKICGISGVKGFTAFTIKKAMRNADLSLSRKIVELFESHDILAEHILSGIDTVTVVVKENGLELKKDKIIEGLKALEVDEVKVDDKMSLVAMVGNGMKFLPNLMTDLFSSLAAEGVTLRMIDFGSSDQNIIIGVDEADHNKAIKGIYKSIPSK from the coding sequence ATGTTAAAAATAGCTAAATTCGGCGGTACGAGTCTTGCAACAGCCGAGCAGATGAAAAAAGTACGGGATATCATAAACGCCGACATGAGTCGACGCATTATTGTTCCCTCTGCGCCTGGAAAAGCACACAAAGATGATGTAAAAATTACAGATTTATTATTGATGATTCATGAAAAGGTCAAGATGAATCAGTCTTTTGACAACGAGTGGGATCGGATTGTCAGTCGGTTTCAAACCATGATTAAAGATTTGAATCTGGATATTGATCTTAGTTCTGAACTTAAAACTACAAAAGATAAAATCCTTTCCGGAGCAGGGGAGGACTACATAGTCAGTCGCGGAGAGGCCATCAATGGACGGATTCTTGCAGCCCTTCTTGGTGCCGAATTTGTTGAAGCTGGAGATGTTATTATAATCAACTCCAGTGGGAAGGTTCATCCGTCCTCCTATGAAAAAGTCCTTAGCCGATGCAGTGACTCAGGCAAGCGATATGTCATTCCCGGTTTTTATGGTAAGAATGAAGAGGGAGAAATCAGAACACTCAGTCGGGGTGGTTCGGATGTAACAGGGGCCGTTGCGGCAAATGCTCTGAGTGCGGATCTGTATGAGAACTGGACCGATGTCTCAGGTTTTATGATGACTGATCCACGCATTATTCCTGAAGCCGCCACAATTCAACAGATCACCTATCAGGAACTGCGGGATTTGGCTTATATGGGAGCCGGTGTTCTTCACGATGAGGCTATATTTCCAGTCCAGGAAAAAGGGATTCCCATCAATATTAGAAACACCAATAGACCTCTGGATGATGGGACCCTGATTTTGCCGTCAAGAGATTCGTCAACGCAAAAGATTTGTGGTATTTCCGGCGTGAAAGGGTTTACGGCATTCACTATAAAAAAAGCAATGAGAAATGCTGACCTTAGCTTATCTCGTAAAATTGTTGAGCTTTTCGAAAGTCATGACATCCTGGCAGAACATATTCTGTCGGGTATCGATACGGTCACTGTTGTTGTAAAAGAGAACGGCCTTGAACTCAAGAAAGACAAAATCATAGAAGGTTTAAAAGCTCTTGAAGTTGATGAGGTTAAGGTTGATGACAAAATGAGTCTCGTTGCCATGGTTGGAAATGGAATGAAGTTTCTTCCAAATCTGATGACCGATCTTTTCTCGTCATTAGCAGCCGAAGGGGTCACTCTCAGAATGATTGATTTTGGCTCTTCTGATCAAAATATAATCATCGGAGTTGATGAGGCGGATCATAATAAAGCCATCAAAGGGATTTATAAAAGCATCCCTTCAAAATGA
- a CDS encoding GntR family transcriptional regulator, giving the protein MQKIISLSIREQIYNGVKEQILKNVYKPYTLLQIDHLAENFGVSATPVREALVRLESDGLVTLIPNRGAQVTGICDNDIENIWEMRRLLEPFAAHLSLRLITDKELDDLESKIKNLKVNPFDHDLYIETDKCLHSLFFSHLSNDLLIEAIKKVHEMSDRLRYFAEESGVEMHDKIIEDVIHEHLTILAMIRTRDPERISAPLYTHLMNGERRALEARAKSSKTHSEN; this is encoded by the coding sequence GTGCAAAAAATAATATCCCTATCAATCAGGGAACAAATCTACAATGGGGTCAAAGAACAGATCCTTAAAAACGTTTACAAACCTTATACTCTATTGCAAATAGATCATTTAGCAGAGAATTTCGGTGTCAGCGCTACTCCTGTCAGAGAAGCACTTGTCAGGCTGGAATCAGATGGTCTGGTGACTCTGATACCCAACAGAGGAGCCCAGGTCACTGGGATCTGCGATAATGACATTGAGAATATATGGGAAATGAGAAGGCTACTGGAGCCTTTTGCGGCTCATTTGAGTCTACGCCTGATCACAGACAAAGAGCTGGATGATTTGGAAAGCAAGATCAAGAATTTAAAAGTAAATCCTTTTGACCACGACCTTTACATTGAAACAGACAAATGCCTTCATTCCCTGTTTTTCTCTCATTTGAGCAATGATTTACTCATAGAAGCCATCAAAAAGGTGCATGAAATGTCCGATAGACTGCGCTATTTTGCAGAAGAAAGCGGGGTTGAAATGCACGATAAGATCATTGAAGATGTTATCCATGAGCATCTTACAATTCTGGCAATGATCAGAACACGAGACCCCGAACGGATATCTGCCCCCCTCTATACCCATCTCATGAACGGTGAAAGACGTGCTTTGGAAGCACGTGCAAAAAGCTCTAAAACTCATTCTGAAAATTAA
- a CDS encoding thiamine pyrophosphate-binding protein, whose protein sequence is MSTVADRVIERLQELGIRYVFGVPSGSWLYYMEAMRKKGIEFILVSNETSAGFMADVTYRLTGIPGACYATVGPGATNLGTGVGGALLDRSAIIAFTSEPPEKMQGRTVQMAIDQQALFRPLTKFTTSLKPETIDQVLQKAVRIAISDTPGPVHIGLPEDLGPIEVPDSQESIVLPVAAEPFVPNTKSLYLLEKQFCDSHRPVLAVGLSAVRSKAGALIVATAERHGIPVVLTPMAKGMISEDHPLYAGVLFHALSDRVAETYSQADLVIGVGYDPVEFNYESWMPEVPLIHLDTVPADIDRIEYPAVTDVIGDINAALSVLTALDPINSEWDLNALVERKNAMFQALEPAPGSFGSRAALSILRDVLPQDGIMTCGVGAHTHLIGQMWRTPAPGLQIMSNGWSSMGFGIPAAIAAKLSMPDRKVVCVTGDGGLLMMAGEMVVAQRQNLSVVFVILVDHMLELIRLKQDKKSFPFYKTDLDQQETPRADSIFGVPVLHAESADEYRSVLEKAFSTEGPVIVEARIEGGDYDNVILRKHK, encoded by the coding sequence ATGTCAACAGTTGCAGATCGTGTGATTGAAAGGCTACAGGAGCTGGGTATTCGCTATGTATTTGGTGTTCCTAGTGGTTCTTGGCTGTATTATATGGAAGCCATGAGAAAAAAGGGTATTGAATTTATTCTGGTTAGTAATGAAACCAGTGCCGGTTTTATGGCTGATGTCACATACCGACTGACAGGTATCCCTGGCGCTTGTTATGCCACAGTAGGTCCCGGTGCCACAAACCTGGGTACAGGTGTCGGTGGAGCTTTGCTGGATAGGTCAGCTATCATTGCCTTTACCAGTGAGCCTCCCGAAAAGATGCAGGGAAGAACAGTTCAGATGGCTATTGACCAGCAGGCTCTGTTCAGACCTCTTACTAAATTCACAACTTCGTTAAAACCGGAAACTATCGATCAGGTTCTTCAAAAGGCTGTAAGGATCGCGATTTCAGATACTCCCGGTCCTGTACATATCGGACTTCCCGAGGATCTTGGACCCATCGAAGTTCCAGACTCACAGGAAAGCATCGTTCTGCCCGTTGCGGCAGAGCCTTTTGTTCCTAATACAAAATCTCTTTACTTATTAGAAAAACAATTCTGTGATTCCCACCGTCCCGTTCTTGCTGTAGGACTCTCTGCAGTTCGTTCTAAAGCAGGAGCCCTGATCGTGGCCACTGCAGAACGCCATGGTATTCCCGTGGTTCTCACACCTATGGCTAAAGGAATGATTTCCGAAGATCACCCTCTGTATGCGGGTGTTTTATTTCATGCCCTTAGCGACAGAGTTGCCGAAACTTATAGTCAGGCAGATCTGGTTATTGGAGTCGGTTACGATCCCGTTGAGTTCAACTATGAAAGCTGGATGCCCGAGGTTCCTCTGATTCATCTGGATACGGTTCCAGCTGATATTGACCGGATTGAATATCCTGCTGTAACTGATGTGATCGGTGATATAAACGCGGCTCTCTCCGTACTGACAGCATTAGATCCCATTAACTCAGAATGGGATCTGAACGCACTGGTAGAACGGAAAAATGCAATGTTTCAGGCATTGGAACCGGCTCCCGGAAGCTTTGGTTCAAGAGCGGCTTTATCTATTTTGAGAGATGTTCTCCCTCAGGATGGAATTATGACTTGTGGAGTTGGAGCCCATACTCACTTGATCGGCCAGATGTGGCGCACTCCCGCGCCGGGACTTCAGATCATGAGTAATGGCTGGTCTTCGATGGGATTCGGAATACCCGCGGCCATCGCCGCTAAGTTAAGTATGCCGGATAGAAAAGTAGTATGTGTTACAGGTGATGGTGGTCTTCTTATGATGGCTGGTGAAATGGTCGTTGCTCAGAGACAAAACCTTTCAGTTGTTTTTGTAATTCTTGTAGACCATATGCTGGAGCTTATCCGCCTGAAACAGGATAAAAAATCCTTCCCATTTTACAAAACCGATCTGGACCAGCAGGAGACACCTAGAGCAGATTCCATCTTTGGTGTGCCTGTCCTTCATGCAGAGAGTGCAGACGAGTATCGCAGCGTATTGGAAAAGGCATTTTCTACGGAAGGTCCTGTCATTGTTGAAGCTCGCATTGAAGGTGGAGACTATGATAATGTGATCTTGAGAAAACACAAATAA
- a CDS encoding aspartate-semialdehyde dehydrogenase: MKQCKVAVVGAMGVVGSEMIKTLEQRKFPLSELVPLDTSENEGKSVKFNGKDVPVQVAKKGAFVGIDIAIFSAGAGASKVLAPMAVEEGAIVVDNSSEWRMNPEVPLVIPEVNKEALREHKGIIANPNCSTIQMLVALKPLHDLFKIKRVVVSTYQAISGGGGPAIAEMANQAKCWAEGSPVTHTVYPKQIMFNVLPQIDIFLEDGYTKEEMKMVHETHKIMDPEVLVCPTAVRVPVFRGHSESINIEMEKPCTVAQARDIFSKAAGITLVDDFTKLEYPTPLEMEGQDDVFVGRLREDKSVTNGLNLWVVADNVRKGAALNAVQIAETLISLELV, encoded by the coding sequence ATGAAACAATGTAAAGTTGCAGTAGTCGGAGCCATGGGTGTTGTTGGATCAGAGATGATCAAGACTCTGGAACAACGAAAATTCCCCTTGAGCGAGCTGGTTCCGCTGGACACTTCCGAGAATGAAGGAAAAAGTGTCAAATTCAACGGGAAAGATGTCCCCGTTCAAGTTGCGAAGAAGGGTGCCTTTGTTGGCATCGATATCGCTATCTTTTCTGCCGGAGCGGGTGCCAGTAAAGTGTTGGCTCCTATGGCTGTTGAAGAAGGCGCTATTGTGGTGGATAACTCTAGTGAATGGAGAATGAATCCCGAAGTGCCTCTGGTTATACCAGAAGTCAACAAGGAAGCTCTCAGGGAGCATAAAGGTATTATCGCCAACCCTAATTGCTCAACCATTCAAATGTTGGTTGCACTGAAACCCCTGCATGATCTCTTTAAGATCAAGCGTGTTGTGGTTTCAACATACCAGGCTATCTCTGGCGGTGGTGGTCCTGCCATTGCCGAAATGGCTAATCAAGCGAAATGCTGGGCGGAAGGATCTCCTGTCACACACACAGTGTATCCAAAACAGATCATGTTTAATGTTCTTCCCCAGATCGATATCTTTCTGGAGGATGGTTACACAAAAGAAGAAATGAAAATGGTTCATGAAACGCATAAAATCATGGACCCTGAAGTTCTTGTGTGCCCAACGGCTGTAAGAGTTCCTGTTTTCCGTGGCCATTCTGAATCCATCAACATTGAAATGGAAAAGCCCTGTACAGTGGCTCAGGCAAGAGATATCTTTTCAAAAGCGGCCGGTATCACACTGGTTGATGATTTCACAAAGTTGGAATATCCAACACCCTTGGAAATGGAAGGGCAGGACGATGTCTTTGTAGGACGTCTCCGGGAAGATAAATCTGTAACTAACGGTTTGAATCTCTGGGTCGTTGCGGATAATGTTCGCAAAGGCGCTGCATTGAATGCAGTCCAGATTGCCGAAACTTTGATTTCTCTTGAATTGGTGTAG
- a CDS encoding type I phosphomannose isomerase catalytic subunit gives MSKKTHSVLLMDSMRVERTYTGGKLLDEWQSIHPAKDGLKPEEWIASSTPSRYAPDPTTGLSRIRNDEMKGKFLKDYIAEDPAGVLGKKHFSEFAENQGFLTKIIDSDKRLNIQTHPDRTQAKILFDSDFGKSEAWYVMGGRTIDGEEPYILMGFKPGMTRERWEDLVDKQDITAMEESLHKVTISKGDVFFIPSGMPHAIGSGSMIAEIQEPTDITFRVEKISHPGKTYPEETYHQGVGYKKMFDCFDYTTFSKEEVLKKTKVKHITEKTGINSVKTEIINKDDTPFFSMDRVVIGNSGSWQLDNSMGFASCVILEGRGTITHLSKTYTLNRSDEVFLPCSNETYVFHGDEGSELDILFCYPPGRKS, from the coding sequence ATGAGTAAGAAAACACATAGCGTTTTATTAATGGACTCGATGCGAGTAGAAAGAACCTACACAGGAGGAAAACTCCTTGATGAGTGGCAGAGTATCCATCCTGCTAAGGATGGGCTAAAACCGGAAGAATGGATCGCCTCCTCTACTCCGTCGCGCTATGCCCCCGATCCAACAACAGGATTGAGCAGAATCAGAAATGATGAAATGAAGGGGAAGTTTTTAAAAGATTATATAGCAGAGGACCCGGCAGGAGTTCTGGGAAAAAAACACTTTTCCGAATTTGCTGAGAACCAGGGCTTCCTGACAAAAATCATCGATTCAGATAAACGTTTGAACATACAAACTCATCCAGACAGAACACAGGCTAAGATTCTCTTTGATTCCGATTTTGGAAAATCTGAGGCCTGGTATGTCATGGGAGGAAGAACCATCGACGGTGAAGAGCCCTATATACTGATGGGGTTCAAGCCAGGGATGACAAGAGAACGATGGGAAGATTTGGTAGACAAACAGGATATTACTGCCATGGAAGAGTCTCTTCATAAGGTGACCATCAGCAAAGGTGATGTATTCTTCATTCCCAGTGGAATGCCCCATGCCATAGGGTCGGGCAGTATGATTGCGGAGATCCAGGAACCCACAGACATCACTTTTAGAGTTGAAAAAATTTCTCATCCAGGAAAAACTTATCCTGAGGAAACCTATCACCAGGGTGTTGGTTATAAAAAGATGTTTGACTGCTTTGACTACACCACCTTTTCAAAGGAAGAGGTCCTGAAGAAAACAAAGGTCAAACATATCACAGAAAAAACAGGCATCAATTCTGTAAAGACTGAAATCATCAATAAGGACGATACTCCCTTCTTTTCTATGGACAGAGTTGTCATTGGCAACTCCGGCAGCTGGCAGCTGGATAATAGCATGGGATTTGCATCGTGTGTCATCTTGGAAGGCCGGGGAACAATAACTCATTTATCTAAAACCTATACTTTGAATAGAAGCGATGAAGTATTCCTTCCCTGCAGTAATGAAACCTATGTTTTCCATGGCGATGAGGGATCGGAACTGGATATCCTCTTTTGTTATCCTCCGGGTAGAAAATCCTAA
- a CDS encoding pyridoxal phosphate-dependent aminotransferase, which produces MKKEMIAEEMFASRLDDIPFSGIRKVFDKVRELEAEGREVIHWQVGRPDFDTPQHIKDAAIEAMNRGEVHYSPNLGILPLRKAIGVRTELDTGVPVNGETQSIVMSGANEGILASMLAFVNPGDEVLVTDPNWHHYKSIVSIAGGTPIEIPTTAEDGFMIKPEEVEKRITDKTKILCITSPGNPTGCVLSKENLEALAEIAIRHNLLVISDEIYSRIYFGEERVAPSIYSVPGMAERTIIINGFSKIYAMDGWRLGWTVASEKLTRGILKIRQYTTVCVNTFIQHGAVAGLTGDQTCVDDMVKEFAKRRKIILEGLRSIPKLSVSDSLGAFYVFPDISAYGLTSQEMADYLIQEYGIATVAGSVFGTSGEGHIRIAYSCSTEECTRGVAVLKEALAALK; this is translated from the coding sequence ATGAAAAAAGAAATGATTGCAGAAGAAATGTTTGCGTCCAGACTTGATGATATTCCTTTTTCCGGTATCCGGAAAGTCTTTGATAAAGTCAGAGAATTGGAAGCAGAAGGACGGGAAGTAATACACTGGCAGGTGGGAAGACCTGACTTTGATACTCCTCAGCATATTAAAGATGCTGCCATTGAGGCCATGAACCGCGGGGAAGTCCATTATTCTCCCAATCTGGGGATACTTCCCCTGAGAAAAGCCATTGGAGTTCGTACCGAACTTGATACGGGTGTGCCCGTAAATGGTGAGACTCAATCTATTGTGATGTCCGGGGCTAACGAAGGAATTCTGGCTTCTATGCTGGCCTTCGTAAATCCTGGAGATGAAGTGCTTGTCACCGATCCAAACTGGCATCACTATAAATCCATTGTCTCCATTGCAGGTGGTACTCCCATTGAAATACCAACGACTGCCGAAGACGGATTTATGATAAAACCAGAAGAAGTTGAAAAAAGAATAACGGATAAAACTAAGATCTTGTGTATCACATCTCCTGGAAATCCTACGGGATGTGTTCTTAGTAAAGAGAATCTTGAAGCTTTGGCTGAAATCGCAATCCGTCATAACTTACTTGTTATATCCGATGAGATTTATTCTAGAATCTACTTTGGAGAAGAGCGAGTGGCTCCCAGTATCTATTCTGTGCCCGGAATGGCAGAGAGAACTATCATTATCAATGGTTTTTCCAAGATCTATGCTATGGACGGATGGCGTCTTGGATGGACCGTAGCCTCTGAAAAACTGACCAGGGGTATCCTCAAAATAAGACAGTATACAACGGTTTGTGTTAACACATTTATACAGCATGGTGCAGTTGCAGGACTGACAGGTGACCAGACTTGTGTTGATGATATGGTTAAGGAATTCGCGAAACGACGTAAGATCATTTTAGAGGGCTTGCGTTCTATTCCCAAATTGAGTGTAAGCGATTCTCTAGGTGCTTTCTATGTCTTTCCAGACATCAGCGCCTACGGACTGACTTCTCAGGAAATGGCAGACTATCTGATTCAGGAGTACGGTATTGCCACAGTGGCAGGGAGTGTATTCGGCACATCCGGAGAGGGTCATATTAGAATTGCCTACTCTTGCTCTACAGAAGAGTGTACCCGCGGTGTAGCCGTACTGAAAGAAGCTCTCGCAGCTCTTAAGTAA
- a CDS encoding TRAP transporter substrate-binding protein, producing the protein MTFKMKSIRLTVLMLLIASFFLLSVSAFANGQQDSAAPANGEKKVMKINAASMFDEVHPFTQTYYKFEELVNKYQDEVTIEVKYNLNKSLGIETDYFRFMSQGESVDLAILAPANIATRVPSIAIVDMPLLFKDYAHRNRVLASDLFKAIEEDVVKKANVRIIGYAGGASRSIISNYPITNMEDLQGFKLRVQGAPIWAKVFDAVGAVPSVIAYDEVYSAIQTGVIQGLENEKIGYAQMRFFEVAPHYTLNEHSITVRPLFMSEKAYNKFSPTVQAAIMKAGKEAGEFGAQVELELGQIELDKLVKSGLANVHPFSDADKAEFKARATPALLKYVEEAGFTELYNGIQAIK; encoded by the coding sequence ATGACATTCAAAATGAAAAGTATTCGGTTAACAGTCCTGATGCTCCTTATTGCATCTTTTTTTCTTCTTTCCGTATCCGCTTTTGCAAACGGACAGCAGGATTCAGCAGCACCGGCCAATGGTGAAAAAAAGGTGATGAAAATCAATGCGGCATCCATGTTTGATGAAGTTCACCCCTTCACTCAGACCTACTACAAATTTGAAGAACTTGTGAATAAATACCAAGATGAAGTGACAATTGAAGTAAAGTACAACCTGAATAAATCTCTAGGCATCGAAACAGACTATTTTCGATTCATGAGTCAGGGAGAATCTGTAGACCTTGCTATTTTAGCTCCAGCAAATATTGCAACACGTGTTCCTAGCATAGCCATTGTGGATATGCCTCTCTTATTTAAAGATTACGCTCACAGAAACAGAGTTCTAGCCAGCGATTTATTTAAAGCTATTGAAGAAGATGTTGTTAAAAAAGCCAATGTTCGTATCATCGGTTATGCCGGGGGAGCCAGCAGAAGTATCATATCCAACTACCCCATAACAAACATGGAAGATCTTCAGGGATTCAAACTCAGAGTTCAAGGAGCACCCATCTGGGCAAAAGTATTTGATGCTGTAGGAGCGGTTCCCTCTGTAATTGCCTATGATGAAGTATACAGTGCCATTCAAACAGGTGTTATTCAGGGTCTTGAAAATGAAAAGATCGGATACGCACAGATGAGATTCTTTGAAGTGGCACCCCACTATACTCTGAACGAGCACTCCATTACAGTCCGTCCTTTATTCATGTCAGAAAAAGCTTACAATAAATTCTCTCCAACTGTTCAGGCAGCTATTATGAAAGCCGGTAAAGAAGCAGGAGAATTCGGAGCTCAGGTTGAACTGGAACTTGGCCAAATTGAATTGGATAAACTTGTTAAGAGTGGTTTAGCCAACGTTCACCCCTTCTCTGATGCAGATAAGGCCGAATTCAAGGCAAGAGCAACACCTGCACTTCTTAAATATGTAGAAGAAGCAGGCTTTACAGAACTTTACAACGGAATCCAGGCTATCAAATAA